The sequence AACACCAATGATGCAAAGACGATTAAAGTTCCCACTTACAGAGATTGTTGTCTGACCAAAAAGTGACTTCTGCACCTTACAATTAGGCGCCATAAACTGCAAATGACCTTCTGCAGAGGTAGGTCTCCGGCCTTGGGAAACAAATTAGTACATCCACTTGCACAAGTATTCATCAAAAGGAAGATCTCAATTCTTGCACAAGTATAATACCAAGGCATGACTGTAATAGATCATTCAAGAAAGAGGCAGAAATTGCTTCGAAACACCACGGCATCTAAAAATGCCAAAATGGAAACGAATTTATAAGGTTATCATATCAAATCCCTCAGCACCCAACACTCAAACAGATATCAAGCATAAATGGTCATTATTTTGGATTGAATTCAATCGAAATTAGAGTTTCAGAGCAGAAATCAAATCAGACCATTTAAACAACATATTCAGAAACTGTGAAATTCCATTTCATTAGATTGTCAAAATCAGAGCACTGACAGTTCTACATACCAAAAGAAAAAAGACATCCCTAATCtagatttacaaagaaattaAACCCCTCTTTTTCAAGCACGTTCACCTCTGATTCTCCTAGCAAGTTGAATATCTTTAGGCATAATAGTAACCCTTTTCGCATGAATCGCACAGAGATTAGTATCTTCGAACAAACCAACAAGATAAGCTTCAGCTGCTTCTTGTAATGCCGCAACTGCTGAACTCTGAAACCTTAAATCAGTCTTGAAATCTTGAGCGATTTCACGAACTAAACGCTGAAATGGAAGTTTGCGAATCAACAGTTCAGTActcttttggtattttctgatttcACGAAGAGCAACAGTTCCTGGCCTGAATCTGTGAGGTTTCTTTACTCCTCCGGTTGCTGGTGCAGATTTACGAGCTGCTTTTGTTGCTAATTGCTTCCTTGGAGCTTTTCCTCCGGTGGATTTCCTTGCTGTTTGCTTTGTACGAGCCATTGCTGAAGATGATGAGTTGCAGAGATCTCTGATCAGGGTTTGgagagattgattttgttttgtgaGGAGTTCGGATGTGGGAATGGGAATTTATAGAGGATTGAAGAGGCTAGATGTTTGGGTTCTTATTGGTTGAATAGGTATCATACGGATGGGAAAAAAAGTTAGAGGCTTGTTGTTATCAACGGCTGATGTTGATTTAAAAAGGTTGCATACGGATTTTGGTTTTCCGTTGTTTGCTGTTTTATTGGTTTTAAAGGTGTGATACGGATGGGAAAATAAATTAGACTCTGTGGTTATCAACGGCTGATGTTGATTTAAGAAGCTTTCATACGGATAGAGGATAGGATGGGTAGACATTAAACATTGAGATATAGGGATTGAACACCTCATTTAATTCCGTGCCAAATTGGGGTATACTCTATCGGTTAAAGATATATTATGAAATTTTTGTTAACATAATCTAATCTTAAGCATTGCAAAAGACATAATATAATAGGAAAATGATTAGGTGATAAACCTGTCTTTCTCATgaacatgtaatctttctttTCGAAATAAAAGTTTATTAttttaggaagaaaaaaaattggggtATACATAAGGAGATAAATTCCGgattattttgaagtaaaacacaatATCCCTGAACCAATTATTTTCAAAATGGCTAATCTACTCTCGTTTAATCAACATTAAAAAATTTGATTAGgttaattagtttagttaatTAATTAGGTGATTAAcattttgaaattaggttttgtttggaattgttgatggtggttttcagttcagagTTAGAATCGTAATACCCTATATTtagcgttgtcatcctgcaaaggaataaagaccgtttaaaagtaatgagtgcatAAACTattttacttatatatgtatcgagcaattcaacatatttatgaaatttatcggAATAGTGCGTGAAGCAGCAaccccagatattctataaatttcaacctatcgcattatttactaatgcatGGCCCGCCTAAtactttcctatgctatgttccccagctgaactttcaatgttggcatgacatgacgattcatgttcactcacagcagagtagcacgaatatcccgaagtgtcagtattgaaatctgcatgaaaacactcgcgTAGGCTAGACCACCCTATGCCAAAGGGATTAGCGTGtttacacaccttttaattaaaagttagcgcgatcaaacgcgtttaaattccttaagggaaatccagACTATCcacatcagtctcaaaaataatcacggccacacgatttggccgcgcgatcTAACAAACTTAGACTACTCCTAacggaactaggcaatcaccatagtgaccaTCAGAGGGCCCACTactgccctagt is a genomic window of Papaver somniferum cultivar HN1 unplaced genomic scaffold, ASM357369v1 unplaced-scaffold_137, whole genome shotgun sequence containing:
- the LOC113334938 gene encoding histone H3.2, producing MARTKQTARKSTGGKAPRKQLATKAARKSAPATGGVKKPHRFRPGTVALREIRKYQKSTELLIRKLPFQRLVREIAQDFKTDLRFQSSAVAALQEAAEAYLVGLFEDTNLCAIHAKRVTIMPKDIQLARRIRGERA